From a single Candidatus Dadabacteria bacterium genomic region:
- a CDS encoding type II toxin-antitoxin system Phd/YefM family antitoxin: protein MEIYTYSEARQKLSSVLDKAESTGKVLIRRRDGRTYALVPEHAPTSPLDVPSVKANISTEEVVSLIRSEREKTRG, encoded by the coding sequence ATGGAAATCTATACATACTCGGAAGCTAGACAAAAGCTATCCAGCGTTCTAGATAAAGCGGAATCAACTGGAAAAGTATTGATACGTCGAAGAGACGGCAGGACATACGCGCTGGTGCCGGAACATGCACCCACTTCCCCTCTAGACGTTCCTTCTGTAAAAGCGAATATATCTACTGAGGAAGTCGTTTCACTCATAAGGAGCGAGCGAGAAAAAACGAGAGGGTGA